In one Paracoccus everestensis genomic region, the following are encoded:
- the lpxC gene encoding UDP-3-O-acyl-N-acetylglucosamine deacetylase: MQATLKTAVMFQGVGLHSGAPARLEIHPAPAGHGIVFRRTDLSPAVDIPARWDRVTPSKLCTLLDDGKGTTLSTVEHVMAALAGTGIHNARILADGPEVPILDGSAAPFVRAILRAGIALQQADLRAIRVLRPVEVREGEAFARLTPADHLEIDFEIDFADAAIGHQEKRLDMANGAFLRELADSRTFCRQADVDAMRKNGLALGGTYLNAVVVDGARVLSPGGLRHRDEAVRHKMLDAMGDLALAGAPLLARYTGHRAGHAMTNRLLRALFADPTAWQWETCSPALEDRLPGAGVAAYDLAPTAWAAA; encoded by the coding sequence ATGCAGGCGACGTTGAAAACAGCGGTGATGTTCCAGGGGGTCGGGCTGCATTCCGGCGCCCCCGCCCGGTTGGAGATCCATCCCGCTCCTGCCGGCCACGGCATCGTCTTCCGTCGCACCGACCTGTCGCCTGCCGTGGATATCCCCGCCCGGTGGGATCGCGTCACGCCGTCCAAGCTTTGCACGCTGCTGGATGATGGCAAGGGCACGACCCTGTCCACCGTCGAACACGTGATGGCCGCTCTTGCCGGGACGGGAATCCACAACGCCCGCATCCTGGCCGATGGCCCCGAGGTTCCGATCCTGGACGGATCCGCCGCCCCCTTTGTGCGCGCCATCCTGCGCGCCGGAATCGCGTTGCAGCAGGCCGACCTGCGCGCCATCCGCGTGCTGCGCCCGGTCGAGGTGCGCGAGGGAGAGGCTTTCGCCCGCCTGACCCCCGCCGATCACCTGGAAATCGACTTTGAGATCGACTTTGCCGATGCGGCCATTGGCCATCAGGAAAAGCGCCTGGACATGGCCAATGGCGCATTCCTGCGCGAACTGGCCGACAGCCGCACCTTCTGCCGCCAGGCCGACGTGGACGCGATGCGCAAGAACGGGCTGGCCCTGGGCGGCACCTATCTGAACGCGGTTGTCGTGGACGGCGCCCGCGTGCTGTCACCCGGCGGTCTGCGCCACCGGGACGAGGCCGTGCGTCACAAGATGCTGGACGCGATGGGCGACCTGGCCCTGGCGGGTGCGCCGCTGCTGGCGCGTTACACCGGGCACCGCGCGGGCCATGCCATGACCAACCGTCTGCTGCGTGCGTTGTTCGCCGATCCGACGGCATGGCAGTGGGAAACCTGTTCGCCTGCGTTGGAGGACCGCCTGCCGGGCGCGGGCGTGGCGGCATACGACCTTGCCCCAACGGCTTGGGCCGCTGCGTGA
- the ftsZ gene encoding cell division protein FtsZ, with product MNLNLMMNDEDELKPRITVFGVGGAGGNAVNNMIEKNLDGVEFVVANTDAQALSASRAANRIQMGPKVTEGLGAGAKPAIGAKAAEETIEDIVDHLMGAHMCFITAGMGGGTGTGAAPIIAQAAREMGILTVGVVTKPFQFEGTKRMRQADEGIEALHKVVDTLLIIPNQNLFRIANEKTTFTEAFALADDVLYQGVKGVTDLMVKPGLINLDFADVRSVMDEMGKAMMGTGEASGENRAQEAAERAIANPLLDEVSLNGAKGVLINITGGYDMTLFELDEAANVIRDKVDSDANIIVGSTLDPDMDGSIRVSVVATGIDAAAAMAEVPAPRRTMAEPLTQNPQVSQRVEIAPQGPQGDDLPPRRVGAPLAESRPAAPAPRIEDEMPAPAYQRKEAAQPMALNVKEDAGFIAPRAPQGASRGQASPETLERLRRAVENKGERQQPQPAPQEPVRAQSRMAGLGRMLERMAGHSDQAAPKPAAGSISERVNERVAVRARQQDADFDDLASPDASGDNVEIPAFLRRQAN from the coding sequence ATGAACCTCAATCTGATGATGAACGACGAAGACGAACTCAAGCCCCGTATCACTGTCTTCGGTGTGGGCGGCGCGGGCGGCAACGCGGTCAACAACATGATCGAGAAGAACCTCGACGGGGTCGAGTTCGTGGTTGCCAATACCGACGCGCAGGCGCTGTCGGCTTCGCGCGCGGCCAACCGCATCCAGATGGGTCCGAAGGTGACCGAGGGTCTGGGCGCCGGCGCCAAGCCCGCCATCGGCGCCAAGGCCGCCGAGGAAACGATCGAGGATATCGTCGATCACCTGATGGGCGCCCATATGTGCTTCATCACCGCCGGCATGGGCGGCGGCACCGGCACCGGCGCGGCCCCGATCATCGCGCAGGCCGCGCGTGAAATGGGCATCCTGACCGTCGGCGTCGTGACCAAGCCCTTCCAGTTCGAAGGCACCAAGCGGATGCGCCAGGCCGACGAGGGGATCGAGGCGCTGCACAAGGTCGTCGACACGCTGCTGATCATCCCCAACCAGAACCTGTTCCGCATCGCCAACGAAAAGACCACCTTTACCGAAGCCTTCGCCCTGGCCGACGACGTTCTGTACCAGGGCGTCAAGGGCGTGACCGACCTGATGGTCAAGCCGGGCCTTATCAACCTCGACTTCGCCGACGTGCGTTCGGTCATGGACGAGATGGGCAAGGCGATGATGGGCACCGGCGAAGCATCGGGCGAGAACCGCGCCCAGGAAGCCGCCGAACGCGCCATCGCCAACCCGCTCCTGGACGAGGTCAGCCTGAACGGCGCCAAGGGCGTGCTGATCAACATCACCGGCGGCTATGACATGACCCTGTTCGAACTGGACGAGGCCGCGAACGTCATCCGCGACAAGGTGGACAGCGACGCCAACATCATCGTCGGCTCAACGCTCGACCCCGACATGGACGGTTCCATCCGCGTGTCGGTCGTCGCGACCGGGATCGACGCCGCCGCCGCCATGGCCGAGGTTCCGGCCCCCCGCCGCACCATGGCCGAACCCCTGACGCAGAACCCGCAGGTTTCGCAAAGGGTCGAGATCGCGCCCCAGGGGCCTCAGGGTGACGACCTGCCGCCGCGCCGCGTTGGCGCGCCGCTGGCCGAATCCCGGCCCGCCGCGCCGGCCCCCCGGATCGAGGACGAGATGCCGGCCCCGGCCTATCAGCGCAAGGAAGCCGCGCAGCCGATGGCTCTGAACGTCAAGGAGGACGCAGGCTTTATCGCCCCGCGTGCCCCGCAGGGGGCATCCCGTGGCCAAGCCTCGCCCGAGACGCTGGAGCGTTTGCGCCGCGCGGTCGAGAACAAGGGCGAACGCCAGCAGCCGCAGCCCGCGCCCCAGGAACCCGTGCGTGCGCAAAGCCGCATGGCGGGTCTGGGCCGGATGCTGGAACGGATGGCGGGCCATTCCGACCAGGCCGCGCCGAAACCTGCCGCCGGTTCGATTTCAGAACGCGTCAATGAACGCGTGGCCGTGCGCGCCCGCCAGCAGGACGCCGATTTCGACGATCTGGCCAGCCCGGATGCATCCGGGGACAATGTTGAAATTCCGGCTTTCCTGCGCCGCCAGGCCAACTGA
- the ftsA gene encoding cell division protein FtsA: MAELYQTQRAMRNIRRAALQRGVIGILDIGTSKIACLVLRFDGTGTFRETDGVGPMAGQVNFKVIGAASTRSRGMRRGEIDVMAETERAIRTVVAAAQKVAGVRVDHVIACLSGGRPASYGLAGEISLDAGRVHDHDVASVLAACDAPDFGRGREVLHAQPVNFAVDNRSGLGDPRDHVGNRLACDMHVLTVDGDVIGNLVQCIRRCDLELAGVASASYASARASLVEDEQELGAACIDFGGGGTGVSIFVKKHMIFADNVKMGGHLVTQDIAQGLRIPLPVAERLKTLNGGVEATGRDDRDMLEIGTGTGEWDADRRSVSRADLIGIMRPRVEEILEGVREVLDAAGFDSMPSQQIVLTGGGSQIPGLDGLAARILGPNIRCGRPLRIDGLAHQFTDPGFASAVGLALFAAHPQDEWWDFEMPANSYPTRSLRRAYRWFRNNW, encoded by the coding sequence ATGGCGGAACTGTACCAAACGCAACGGGCAATGCGGAACATCCGCCGGGCGGCCCTGCAACGCGGCGTGATCGGCATCCTGGACATCGGCACGTCCAAGATCGCCTGCCTGGTGCTGCGTTTCGACGGCACGGGCACGTTCCGGGAAACCGACGGCGTGGGACCGATGGCGGGGCAGGTCAACTTCAAGGTGATCGGTGCCGCCTCGACCCGGTCGCGCGGGATGCGCCGGGGCGAGATCGACGTGATGGCCGAAACCGAACGCGCGATCCGCACCGTGGTCGCCGCCGCGCAAAAGGTCGCGGGCGTGCGCGTCGATCACGTCATCGCGTGCCTGTCGGGCGGCCGCCCCGCATCCTATGGCCTGGCCGGGGAAATCTCTCTGGATGCGGGCCGGGTCCATGATCACGACGTGGCATCGGTCCTGGCCGCCTGCGATGCGCCCGATTTCGGCCGGGGGCGAGAGGTGCTGCACGCCCAGCCGGTCAATTTCGCCGTGGATAACCGCAGCGGGCTTGGCGATCCGCGCGATCACGTCGGCAACCGCCTGGCCTGCGACATGCACGTGCTGACCGTGGATGGCGACGTGATCGGCAACCTGGTCCAGTGCATCCGCCGCTGCGACCTGGAATTGGCGGGGGTGGCCTCGGCCTCCTATGCCTCGGCCAGGGCATCGTTGGTGGAAGACGAACAGGAACTGGGCGCGGCCTGCATCGATTTTGGCGGCGGCGGCACGGGTGTGTCGATTTTCGTTAAAAAACACATGATCTTCGCAGACAATGTTAAAATGGGTGGCCATCTGGTCACACAGGATATCGCCCAGGGTCTGCGGATCCCGCTGCCTGTTGCGGAACGGCTGAAGACCCTCAACGGCGGGGTCGAGGCGACGGGCCGCGACGACCGCGACATGCTGGAAATCGGCACGGGGACGGGCGAATGGGACGCGGATCGCCGGTCTGTCAGCCGCGCCGACCTGATCGGCATCATGCGCCCCCGGGTCGAGGAAATCCTGGAGGGCGTGCGAGAAGTTCTGGACGCGGCCGGGTTCGACTCGATGCCCAGCCAGCAGATCGTCCTGACCGGCGGGGGCAGCCAGATCCCCGGCCTGGACGGATTGGCCGCGCGCATCCTGGGTCCGAACATCCGTTGCGGCCGTCCCCTGCGCATCGACGGGCTGGCCCACCAGTTCACCGATCCCGGTTTTGCCAGTGCCGTGGGGCTGGCGCTGTTCGCCGCCCATCCCCAGGACGAATGGTGGGATTTCGAAATGCCTGCCAACAGTTACCCGACCCGAAGCCTGCGCCGCGCGTATCGCTGGTTCAGGAACAACTGGTGA
- a CDS encoding cell division protein FtsQ/DivIB, which yields MPEVIDHRPNRALLQADRVKRDPAPSRLQYRLERMWLRPIWRRAVRIGVPAFLVAMTAGIWLSDEDRRALLSDGVQQVMTKVQSREEFQVRTMTVEGASPVVDTALRAMLPVDLPASSFDIDLTALRLQVMQLDVIESIDLRIKPGGILSAVVKEREPAILWRHARGIEILDKTGHRVASVTSRDVRPELPLIAGDGADLAVPEALALIDAAGPILPRVRGLVRRGERRWDLVLDHGQRIMLPAKGAVIAMEAVIALDRAQDMLGRDIAAVDLRNPSRPVMRLGIDARNTIRAARGQPVLGPDGKVVQEDEKKGG from the coding sequence GTGCCCGAAGTGATCGACCACCGCCCGAACCGGGCCTTGCTGCAGGCTGACCGCGTCAAGCGCGACCCGGCGCCGTCGCGGCTGCAATACCGTCTGGAACGGATGTGGCTGCGCCCGATCTGGCGCCGTGCTGTCCGGATCGGCGTTCCGGCCTTTCTGGTCGCCATGACCGCAGGCATCTGGCTGTCCGACGAGGACCGTCGGGCGCTGTTGTCCGATGGCGTCCAGCAGGTCATGACCAAGGTGCAAAGCCGCGAGGAATTCCAGGTCCGCACCATGACGGTCGAGGGTGCATCCCCCGTGGTGGACACGGCGCTGCGGGCGATGCTGCCGGTCGATCTGCCCGCCTCAAGCTTTGACATCGACCTGACGGCCCTGCGGTTGCAGGTGATGCAGCTGGACGTGATCGAATCCATCGACCTGCGCATCAAGCCGGGCGGGATCCTGTCCGCCGTGGTCAAGGAACGCGAACCCGCGATCCTGTGGCGCCATGCCCGCGGGATCGAGATCCTGGACAAGACCGGCCACCGCGTCGCATCGGTCACCTCGCGCGATGTGCGGCCCGAACTGCCCTTGATCGCGGGCGATGGCGCCGATCTGGCCGTGCCCGAGGCTCTGGCCCTGATCGACGCGGCCGGTCCGATCCTTCCCCGCGTGCGCGGGCTGGTCCGCCGGGGCGAGCGCCGCTGGGATCTGGTGCTGGATCACGGGCAGCGGATCATGCTGCCCGCGAAAGGCGCGGTGATCGCGATGGAGGCCGTGATTGCCCTGGACCGCGCCCAGGATATGCTGGGCCGCGACATTGCCGCCGTGGATCTGCGCAATCCGTCGCGCCCGGTGATGCGGTTGGGGATCGACGCGCGCAACACGATTCGCGCGGCACGCGGCCAGCCGGTCCTGGGACCGGACGGCAAGGTCGTTCAGGAAGACGAAAAGAAGGGGGGCTAG
- a CDS encoding D-alanine--D-alanine ligase, which translates to MGGPSAEREVSLSSGRECANALRVAGYDVIEVELGPARGGALVARLADLRCDVVFNALHGRFGEDGCVQGILEGLGLPYTHSGVLASALAMDKTRAKDALRVAGLPVVDSVIAAADEVRAWHVLPPPYVVKPNDEGSSVGVYIVHDGANQPPQLSDTMPAHVMVETYAPGRELTTAVMGDRALGVTEIVTEGWYDYAAKYTVGGSRHVIPADIPADIAQACGDYAIRAHRALGCRGLSRTDFRWDDARGLDGLIILEVNTQPGMTPTSLAPEQAAHAGIGFPDLMHWMVEDALCPK; encoded by the coding sequence ATGGGCGGACCCTCGGCCGAACGCGAGGTGTCGTTGTCATCGGGGCGCGAATGCGCGAATGCGCTGCGGGTGGCGGGCTATGACGTGATCGAGGTCGAACTGGGGCCTGCCCGCGGCGGCGCCCTGGTCGCGCGGCTGGCGGATCTGCGCTGCGATGTCGTCTTCAACGCCCTGCATGGCCGGTTTGGCGAAGATGGCTGCGTCCAGGGGATTCTGGAAGGGCTTGGCCTGCCTTATACCCATTCGGGCGTGCTGGCATCCGCCCTGGCGATGGACAAGACGCGGGCCAAGGACGCGCTGCGCGTGGCCGGGCTGCCAGTGGTGGACAGCGTCATCGCCGCTGCTGACGAGGTGCGCGCCTGGCACGTCCTGCCGCCCCCCTATGTGGTCAAGCCCAACGACGAGGGATCGTCGGTCGGCGTCTATATCGTCCATGACGGCGCCAACCAGCCGCCGCAACTTTCTGATACGATGCCCGCCCATGTGATGGTCGAGACCTATGCGCCCGGGCGGGAACTGACCACGGCGGTCATGGGCGACCGGGCGCTTGGCGTGACCGAGATCGTGACCGAGGGCTGGTATGACTATGCCGCGAAATACACGGTCGGCGGGTCGCGCCATGTGATCCCCGCCGACATTCCTGCCGACATCGCGCAGGCCTGCGGGGATTATGCGATCCGCGCGCACCGGGCGCTTGGCTGCCGGGGGCTGTCGCGCACCGATTTCCGCTGGGACGATGCGCGCGGTCTGGACGGGCTGATCATCCTCGAGGTGAACACGCAGCCCGGCATGACGCCGACCTCGCTTGCGCCCGAACAGGCAGCCCATGCCGGGATCGGCTTCCCAGACCTGATGCATTGGATGGTCGAGGACGCGCTGTGCCCGAAGTGA
- the murB gene encoding UDP-N-acetylmuramate dehydrogenase: MTLDLPTPRGTLTPDRPLDALTWLRVGGPADWLFQPADEDDLADFLRGLDPAVPVFPMGVGSNLIVRDGGIRGVVIRLGRGFNAITVEGDRVIAGAAALDAHVARRAADSGLDLTFLRTIPGSIGGAVCMNAGCYGSYVADHLISVRAVTRTGERIVLNRDELGFSYRHADLPQGCVVTEAVFHAPLGDPDALHAKMADQLARRDETQPTRDRSAGSTFRNPAGFSSTGRADDVHDLKAWSLIDRAGLRGHSWGGAQMSEKHPNFLLNTGGATAAELEALGELVRRRVLEDSGHDLQWEVIRIGDPLPGSTGN, translated from the coding sequence ATGACCCTTGATCTTCCCACCCCCCGCGGCACCCTGACCCCCGACCGGCCCTTGGACGCCCTGACCTGGCTGCGCGTTGGCGGCCCTGCCGACTGGCTGTTCCAACCCGCCGACGAGGACGACCTGGCGGATTTCCTGCGCGGTCTTGACCCTGCGGTGCCGGTCTTTCCCATGGGCGTGGGCAGCAACCTGATCGTGCGCGACGGCGGCATCCGGGGCGTGGTGATCCGCTTGGGCCGGGGTTTCAACGCCATCACGGTCGAAGGGGACCGCGTGATCGCGGGCGCGGCCGCACTGGATGCCCATGTGGCGCGGCGGGCGGCGGATTCGGGGCTGGATTTGACTTTCCTGCGCACGATCCCCGGCAGCATCGGCGGCGCCGTGTGCATGAACGCGGGATGCTATGGCAGCTATGTCGCCGATCACCTGATTTCGGTGCGGGCCGTCACGCGGACCGGCGAGCGAATCGTCCTGAACCGTGACGAGCTTGGATTTTCTTACCGCCATGCCGACCTGCCGCAAGGCTGCGTCGTGACCGAGGCGGTGTTTCACGCGCCACTCGGCGATCCCGACGCGCTGCACGCGAAGATGGCCGATCAACTGGCCCGCCGCGACGAAACCCAGCCCACCCGGGACCGCAGCGCCGGTTCGACCTTTCGCAACCCGGCGGGGTTCAGTTCCACCGGTCGGGCGGATGATGTCCACGACCTCAAGGCCTGGTCGCTGATCGACCGGGCGGGGTTGCGCGGCCACAGTTGGGGCGGGGCGCAGATGTCGGAAAAGCATCCGAATTTCCTGCTGAACACCGGCGGCGCGACTGCCGCCGAACTGGAAGCCTTGGGCGAACTGGTCCGCCGCCGCGTGCTGGAAGACAGCGGCCACGACCTGCAATGGGAGGTGATCCGCATCGGCGACCCGCTGCCCGGATCAACCGGGAATTGA
- a CDS encoding DUF2484 family protein — MTQGVLITIAVVLGWIVLAAIQRRLQARHRNRAFWALILIGIPVLGWLTLNGGPMVGVAGLAMGIVVLLRAPRRRVSKRMVPPAE, encoded by the coding sequence ATGACGCAAGGCGTGCTGATCACGATTGCGGTGGTGCTGGGCTGGATAGTCCTGGCGGCAATCCAGCGGCGGTTGCAGGCACGCCACCGCAACCGCGCCTTCTGGGCGCTGATCCTGATCGGCATCCCTGTCTTGGGCTGGCTGACCCTGAACGGCGGTCCCATGGTGGGCGTGGCGGGGCTTGCCATGGGCATCGTGGTCCTGCTGCGCGCGCCGCGCCGCCGGGTGTCCAAGCGCATGGTGCCGCCGGCTGAGTGA
- the murC gene encoding UDP-N-acetylmuramate--L-alanine ligase: MNAATKLPHELGPIHFIGIGGIGMSGIAEVLLTLGYDVQGSDAKKSKITDRLETLGARVFEGQRAENIGAAGVVVISTAIKKGNPELEEARRRGLPVVRRAEMLAELMRLKSNIAIAGTHGKTTTTTMVATLLDAGGLDPTVINGGVIHAYGSNARAGAGEWMVVEADESDGSFNRLPADIAIVTNIDPEHMEHWGSFDALRQGFYNFASGIPFYGLAVCCTDHPEVQALVGKLTDRRVVTFGFNAQADVRAMNLHYENGIALFDIALQGEGPTETGDIEMIEGCSLPMPGDHNVSNALAAVAVARHLGIKKAEIREALAKFGGVGRRFTRVGEINGVTIIDDYGHHPVEIAAVLKAARQATKGRVIAVHQPHRYSRLSNLFDDFCTCFNEADVVAIAEVYAAGEDPIPGADRDDLVAGLIAHGHRHARAILDENDLERLVREQARPGDMVVCLGAGTISTWANGLPERLQGRAA, encoded by the coding sequence ATGAACGCCGCCACCAAACTGCCGCACGAGTTGGGGCCGATCCACTTCATCGGCATCGGCGGCATCGGCATGTCGGGTATCGCCGAGGTGCTGCTGACCCTTGGTTACGACGTGCAGGGCAGCGACGCGAAGAAATCCAAGATCACCGACCGGCTGGAAACCCTGGGCGCACGCGTCTTCGAAGGCCAGCGGGCCGAGAATATCGGGGCGGCGGGCGTCGTGGTGATTTCCACCGCAATCAAGAAGGGCAACCCCGAGCTTGAGGAAGCGCGCCGCCGTGGCCTGCCGGTCGTCCGCCGGGCCGAGATGCTGGCCGAACTGATGCGCCTGAAATCCAACATCGCCATCGCGGGCACGCATGGCAAGACCACCACCACGACCATGGTGGCGACGCTGCTGGACGCGGGCGGGCTGGATCCGACCGTGATCAACGGCGGGGTGATCCATGCCTATGGATCGAATGCGCGCGCCGGGGCAGGCGAGTGGATGGTGGTCGAGGCCGACGAATCCGACGGCAGCTTCAACCGCCTGCCCGCCGACATCGCCATCGTCACCAATATCGACCCCGAGCATATGGAACATTGGGGCAGCTTCGACGCCCTGCGCCAAGGATTTTACAACTTCGCCTCGGGGATTCCGTTCTACGGCCTTGCGGTCTGCTGCACCGACCACCCCGAGGTTCAGGCCTTGGTGGGCAAGCTGACCGACCGCCGCGTCGTGACCTTCGGCTTCAACGCCCAGGCCGACGTGCGCGCCATGAACCTGCACTATGAAAACGGCATTGCGCTGTTCGACATCGCCCTGCAAGGCGAGGGGCCGACGGAAACAGGCGATATCGAGATGATCGAGGGATGCAGCCTGCCCATGCCTGGCGATCATAACGTCTCGAACGCGCTTGCCGCCGTGGCCGTCGCCCGTCACCTGGGCATCAAGAAGGCGGAAATCCGCGAGGCGCTGGCCAAGTTCGGCGGGGTGGGGCGGCGCTTCACCCGCGTGGGCGAGATCAACGGCGTCACCATCATCGACGATTACGGCCACCACCCGGTAGAAATCGCCGCCGTCCTCAAGGCCGCGCGCCAGGCCACCAAGGGCCGCGTGATCGCCGTCCACCAGCCGCACCGCTATTCCCGCCTGTCGAACCTGTTCGACGATTTCTGCACCTGCTTCAACGAGGCCGACGTGGTCGCCATTGCCGAGGTCTATGCAGCGGGCGAGGATCCGATCCCCGGCGCCGACCGCGACGACCTGGTGGCGGGCCTGATCGCCCATGGCCACCGCCATGCCCGTGCCATCCTTGACGAGAACGACCTGGAACGGCTGGTGCGCGAACAGGCCCGGCCCGGCGACATGGTGGTCTGCCTGGGGGCGGGCACGATCTCGACCTGGGCCAACGGCCTGCCGGAACGCTTGCAGGGACGGGCCGCATGA
- a CDS encoding UDP-N-acetylglucosamine--N-acetylmuramyl-(pentapeptide) pyrophosphoryl-undecaprenol N-acetylglucosamine transferase: MSAPLALIAAGGTGGHMFPAQALAELLLAEGWRVRLSTDDRGARYAGGFPDGVERSIVRSATTARGGLAGKLTAPLKIAAGVVAARTGLRRDRPAVVIGFGGYPTIPALSAAVTMGLPRMIHEQNGVMGRVNRMFAGRVQRIACGTWPTDLPANVEGVHTGNPVRQAVLDHAAAPYAPPGDGVLRLLVIGGSQGARILSDVVPAAIAALPDDLRARLRVSHQARAEDAARVIAAYADAGIAAEVQPFFADVPERLAAAHLVISRSGASSLADITVIGRPAILIPFAAAAGDHQTANAQALAEVGAALIHPESVLDAPGLTRDIRAILNDPPRASQMAAAALFLARPDAARRLYDLVTEIAR, from the coding sequence ATGAGCGCACCGCTGGCCCTGATCGCTGCCGGGGGAACGGGCGGCCATATGTTTCCCGCCCAGGCCCTGGCCGAATTGCTGCTGGCCGAGGGCTGGCGCGTCCGCCTGTCCACCGACGACCGGGGCGCGCGCTATGCGGGCGGCTTTCCCGATGGCGTCGAACGCAGCATCGTGCGGTCCGCCACGACCGCGCGCGGCGGGCTGGCAGGCAAGCTGACCGCACCCCTGAAGATCGCCGCCGGTGTCGTGGCGGCGCGGACGGGCCTGCGGCGCGACCGTCCCGCTGTGGTGATCGGCTTTGGCGGCTATCCCACGATCCCGGCCCTGTCCGCCGCCGTGACCATGGGCCTGCCTCGGATGATCCATGAACAGAACGGCGTCATGGGGCGGGTGAACCGGATGTTTGCAGGCCGCGTGCAGCGCATCGCCTGCGGCACCTGGCCCACCGACCTTCCTGCCAATGTCGAGGGCGTCCATACCGGCAATCCCGTCCGCCAGGCCGTGCTGGACCATGCCGCTGCCCCCTATGCCCCGCCGGGCGACGGGGTGCTGCGCCTGCTGGTGATCGGCGGCAGCCAGGGCGCGCGGATCCTGTCCGATGTGGTTCCCGCAGCCATTGCCGCCCTGCCGGATGACCTGCGCGCCCGGCTGCGCGTCAGCCACCAGGCCCGGGCCGAGGACGCGGCCCGCGTCATTGCCGCCTATGCCGATGCCGGCATCGCCGCCGAGGTTCAGCCCTTCTTTGCGGATGTGCCAGAGCGACTGGCCGCGGCCCATCTGGTCATCAGCCGGTCGGGTGCCTCGTCCCTGGCGGATATCACCGTGATCGGCCGCCCGGCGATCCTGATTCCCTTTGCGGCCGCCGCGGGCGATCACCAGACCGCCAATGCCCAGGCCCTGGCCGAAGTGGGCGCGGCGCTGATCCATCCCGAATCGGTGCTTGACGCGCCGGGCCTGACGCGCGACATCCGCGCGATTTTGAACGATCCCCCGCGCGCCAGCCAGATGGCTGCGGCCGCGCTGTTTCTTGCCCGGCCCGATGCGGCGCGGCGCCTGTACGACCTTGTCACGGAGATTGCCCGATGA
- the ftsW gene encoding putative lipid II flippase FtsW: protein MTEMVFGTTPVRAGDPILPRWWRTLDKWSLACMLGLFAIGILLGLAASVPLAEKNDLPRFYYVQRQGVFGAMALVTMLVISMMSPRQIRRIGVLGFAAAFVLIMLLPFIGEDHGKGATRWLSIAGVSMQPSEFLKPGFVAICAWFMAAAQTIGGPPGRLYSFLTAMAVVILLALQPDFGQASLVLFSWLVMYFIAGAPMLLLMCVAGLAIVGGVFAYGASEHFARRINGFLNPEIDPRTQIGYATKAIQDGGFFGVGVGEGSVKWSLPDAHTDFIIAVAAEEYGTVLVLAVIALYCTIVVRSLLRLLRERDAFARIAGSGLACAFGVQALINMGVAVRLLPAKGMTLPFVSYGGSSVIASGIAAGMLLALTRTRPQGELAEILRRGRG, encoded by the coding sequence ATGACCGAGATGGTCTTTGGCACGACGCCCGTTCGGGCGGGCGACCCGATTCTTCCACGCTGGTGGCGCACGCTGGACAAATGGTCGCTGGCCTGCATGCTGGGGCTGTTTGCCATCGGCATCCTTCTGGGGCTGGCGGCCTCTGTCCCGCTGGCGGAAAAGAACGATCTGCCGCGCTTTTACTATGTCCAGCGGCAGGGGGTGTTCGGGGCCATGGCTCTGGTCACGATGCTGGTGATCTCGATGATGTCGCCGCGCCAGATCCGGCGCATCGGGGTGTTGGGCTTTGCGGCGGCCTTCGTGCTGATCATGCTGCTGCCCTTCATCGGCGAGGATCACGGCAAGGGCGCCACGCGCTGGCTGTCCATTGCCGGCGTTTCCATGCAGCCGTCCGAGTTCCTGAAACCCGGTTTCGTGGCGATCTGCGCCTGGTTCATGGCCGCCGCGCAAACGATCGGCGGACCGCCGGGCAGGCTTTATTCCTTTCTGACGGCGATGGCGGTGGTGATCCTGCTGGCCTTGCAGCCTGATTTCGGCCAGGCATCGCTGGTGCTGTTTTCCTGGCTGGTGATGTATTTCATCGCAGGCGCGCCGATGCTGCTGCTGATGTGCGTGGCCGGGCTGGCAATAGTCGGGGGCGTTTTCGCCTATGGCGCGTCCGAACACTTTGCCCGCCGCATCAATGGCTTCCTCAACCCCGAGATCGACCCCCGCACCCAGATCGGCTATGCCACCAAGGCCATCCAGGACGGCGGCTTCTTTGGCGTCGGCGTGGGCGAGGGCAGCGTGAAGTGGTCGCTGCCCGATGCGCATACCGACTTCATCATCGCGGTGGCGGCCGAGGAATACGGCACCGTCCTGGTCCTGGCCGTGATCGCGCTGTATTGCACCATCGTCGTGCGGTCCTTGCTGCGGTTGCTGCGCGAACGCGACGCCTTTGCGCGCATCGCCGGGTCGGGCCTGGCCTGCGCCTTTGGCGTCCAGGCCTTGATCAACATGGGGGTCGCCGTGCGCCTGCTGCCTGCCAAGGGAATGACGCTGCCCTTCGTCAGCTATGGCGGATCATCCGTCATCGCATCGGGCATTGCCGCCGGGATGCTGCTGGCCCTGACCCGGACCCGCCCCCAGGGCGAACTGGCCGAAATCCTGCGAAGGGGCCGGGGATGA